In Quercus robur chromosome 11, dhQueRobu3.1, whole genome shotgun sequence, the sequence ccgCACCGTTTCGACGAaacaagaaaatagaaaaataaaaaacgcgCCAGATAGGGGTCGAACCTATGACCTTCCGCTTAGGAAACGGACGCTCTATCCACTGAGCTACAGGCGCTTTGTTGATATTGTAACACattgaaatattatatatactagtctGATCGTGCTCCACCAATCCATTGggctctttttatattttgagtttaagataatttttcaatttgaatttatctattgttaaTGAGGTTACACGGgaatgaatttttaagaaactaaaactTATTATTTGAAATAGAATAAACTACTGGTTTAGCGTTTGCtactttttaagaaaagaatGTATCAAACATGCGTGAAATATATTTAGATAGagagtgtgctaatttttaggaaaaatatttctctggtagttttatttttattttgaattacaattttaaccccatttttttattttttaagaataatgaTTATCTAACTAGATTAgaggtatttttgacattttttgaagtcataactaactttctaaatcatcttaatatataaagatagaGATAAAACAATGATGAGGTTGAACTAGTCAAGCATGTTCATATATTCTGTAAAACCCATTTTGTCTATCTTCAAGCATAGCCCTCGACGTGTCAAACCCGTTGAATTCCAAACCTAACCATGCCCAACTTTCCCTTCTCATTCTCTGTttgttttgagagaaaaaaccaacaaaacttCCCCAATTTGCATCCTTTCTGGGTGCCATAACCCCATCGATATGTGCCTCTCCATCTTCCTTCTTTGGCTTGTCAGCATCCCTTTATCTCTATGTGCAAACTCTCTTTCAATTCCTGACGTTCGAGGTATGTATATCACATTTAACCACAACCATAACATATATAAACAtgcacaacattttttttttctttttgttaatccAAAACAATTTCATTGATTTACATTATACAAGTATATTATGTTCATTCATTCgatgtttttaaaaatgtataacaCAATTCtcatgagagagaaagaagactTTCTATTTGATCAACCAAATAATTATGTTTTCTTGGGGTCGACTATGGATACTCAATAGACTAATTAAGGTTGGGAATGGAAAAGATTGATCCTTTCaatgtatatatgtatttttttcatGCATGCTACAACGTCATTCGTTATGAAAATTCAATATGACACATATGTATATTTTTCTCATTGTTTTTCTTGATATAGGTTTTCTTCTAAATTGTGGTGCGGACCCATCTAACGAAGTAATCACAAATGGTGTCAAATACATCTCAGATGTGGGGTTCACATCATCTGGGAATAGAACACACCTCAAAGCCTCAAACCTGTTGCCTATACTAACCACATTGCGGTATTTTCCTGACCCAACTGCACGAAAATATTGCTACGAGATACCTGTGATCAAAGGAGGGAAGTACCTGCTGAGAACAACATATTATTATGGACGTTTTGATGGAGGGAAAGAGCCACCTGTATTCGACCAAATTGTAGACGGGACTAAATGGAGCATTGTGAATACTACAGAGGACCATGCCAATGGACTTAGTTCATTTTATGAGCTTGTGGTGGTTGCCATGGGAAAAATGCTAAGTGTGTGCTTGGCTAGGAATGAGAAGACTATTTCGAGTCCGTTTATCTCGGCTCTTGAGTTGGAGTTCTTAGAGGATTCCTTATATAACACAACAGATTTTGGCAAGTATGCGCTTAGTACAGTTGCGAGGAGTAGCTTTGGAAGTGAGGAGGACATGATTGGGTACGTAGTAGCTAGGGAAATTAGTTTgttgattgttttctttatgtatATGTTTTGTCAGTTTTAACTTGTTGCACAGACCAAAATCCTAGCTAAGTGATTTATTTAATGAAATGGAATGCACAAAGAACTAACATTAATCTTGAAAAGTATCTAATATGGCTTTTATCAATCTAAGGTTtgaaattagattctaaatgtATCTCTCTATATAGTAAATGAATTAAACCCAAATCATCCATGCCATGTATCCATTGGAAAATGTTAGAGTTAATATagttttataactaaaaaaaaacttttaaaatgacGTGACTATTAATGTGATTGGTGTCAcgttaataacataataaataattttaagtttttttttttttttttttttgttgtgtttaaaAGTTGACACATCAATTATGAAACTTATGTAGTAGTTGTAACATCACTATGTATCAATTAGTTTTATGACATGTTTTATAATTCTGGGAGTTTACAAAGATGTTGTTGTTAAATGATCTTGTTAATTCATTgaatgaaaatcaagaaaatatcaATGGTTTAAACTTGATTGATTTCAAAATATCTTGACCATGAAACATTCATATTATTTGTTAGATTTATTTGAATAGTTGTATATTTTCATCTTcaaaaacaatagaaaaaaaacCCTGTAAAAGTAAGTAAACTTGCTGAGAATGATGGACTTTGTAATGGACATTATTAACTATTTATAGTTAAAATCATGTCAAAAACAACTAAATGTAATAGTAGTAGTCTTTGATTCAGAATTGTTTCTTTGGTTTCCATatgcaatattttttgtttagcaATCGAACAAATGTAAAATGAAGAAAACAGAATGTGGAATAGAAGTTTGAGAGAATTCTGATGGTGAATATCTAAACATATGAACCTAGTTATCCAGATGACCAATTCAACCGTTTATGGCAACCATTCCTGGACAAGAACCCTGTTGTCACAAGCCACTTCAATGTAACTTCTTCAGATTTTTGGAACCTCCCACCACCACAGGCATTCAGCACAGCAATCTCCACAAGCGAAGTAAAGAAACTCCAAATCATGTGGCCACCTGTGGCGCTTCCTAATACCAGCTACTATATCTCACTCTATTTCCAGGACAATCGGACCCCTAGTCCGTATAGCTGGAGAGTTTTTGATGTTTCTCTAAATGGCAGGAAATTCTTCACTAATCTTAATGCCACAACCAATGGTGTGACTGTTTACTCGACACAATGGCCTCTATTTGGGCTGACTGAGATTGTCTTAACTCCTGCAAATGGGATGAATGTTGGCCCTTTGATCAATGCTGGTGAGGTCTTTCAAATCGTGCCTCTTGGTGGAAGGACACTCACAAGAGATGGTAGCCCCTTAAGCCAATCTCATTTCCACTTAAGTAAAGCCAAGATACAATTTTTCACAACTGCTAacatgacaagttgtgattggaACATCTCTTTACATGGATTCACGATCTACACCACTTTTATTAGCAATAATCAGATCATGCCACttcaatagttgtgaaaaattgTCCTTAGACTTATTGCTTCCACTTTATACCTGCAATATATGCTTTTTGGAATCGTTTATGTTGTCTTGCTTAAccatttatttgttttggtatTTAGTGGTGGCAATGGAAAAGTTAGCTAGAAGCTTTAATGATCCACCTTCAGATTGGAGTGGTGATCCTTGCTTGCCTAAAGAGAATTCATGGACAGGAGTTACATGTTTTATTTCGGGGAAATTTGCTCGTGTTATCGCTGTGTAAGTTTACCTAAAATTGTTACAcgaaccaatttttattaataatgagATTTCTAtgaaacataataaaatcacaagATAAGGTATATTCAAGCGTGCTATAGGTAAGATTTTGTTGTGAATTAAGACtgactttgatttttgttcgACGTGTTTCTTATATGAAGGAATTTAACTAATGCTGGACTGTTAGGATCATTGTCTTCAAGCATTGACAAGTTAACTGCACTCACCCATCTGTAAGCAATCTAGTCCTGTTAATTATGCTACTTGACTACTCCACTAACTCAATACCACTAAATCTTGATGATACTGGGGAGTGATTTGTTTGCAGTTGGCTTGGGGGAAACAATCTCTCAGGAAAAATCCCAGAAATGAGCTCATTGAAGGCACTACAAACTTTGTATGCTAACAAATGTTTTACGTTTCGTTCTTTATTTCGTATAATTTCTCTGCTTTCTTAGATTCATTATTCGTATGCAACATCctaatcaatttgtttttcttttttctacttctttttatttatttatttataaattaacgACAAAATTTCCTTCTTGTTATTCTAATGAAGGAATTTGGAGAATAACAAGTTTGAAGGAGAGATTCCTCAATCATTAGGACTACTTCCAAAACTACATGAGTTGTAAGTATCGCTATTCAAAAAACCTACCAAATATTATaatcttttggtttgtttgttttgtaatattttttttagtagagaTAACAAGTTTGATGAAATGCTTTGTTAATAGATACCTTCAAAATAACAATCTTGATACAAGAATTCCCACCACActacaaaatagaaaagacATGGACATTCTGTAAGCATAATACATCCTCTTTTTCCTCTTAGTTTGCTTTAATACAAATACATTACATTTGCATTTCTATAATCTGCATTGGaaaatgtttttagtttgaCTTTTCTGCTAATATACTTAAATTTGACCAAGTCTTGCAACTAAAGGCAAGCTGATAATTCTACTTTTGTTTTAGGGTGTCTTCTTGATATGATTCAAAGAATTTAACATGATCATAATGAAGGATGGATGAGAGAGGAGCAACATATTCTCTGCACCAATTTAGGATGAAATTGGGAAGTTTTACGCCTTGGATGAAACTATACAAGTTGTGTCATTGTAAATGATTGCCTTGgaggaagggagagagagattaattAGCCTTGATTTTAGTTCTGCATATTTGTGTCTCTCTTCTCACTTTTTTACTATTTGTCAACAAACTAAATATACAACTTTGGTATGAGTAACCAAATATATACAATTAACATGTTATATTACATACTTGAAATAACTTTTATCTCTAATGAATGAGTTATTAAAGAAAGTGAGAaacaaatttttatgaaaaaaataattggtttttttatttctttttatatttcccaaaAAGGTGGTATCAAAATATTcctaaaatagaatataaacaaatatagtAGTGGCTCCAAGAATTTTGTTTAGGgtggtcattaaaaaattttaatcaaaataaaatttgaatatataaacatcacaaaataaaaacatatgcaaatacataaagttttaaaacttcatttcacaagtttttatattttgaaatcgttgtgTGATATGTTAGTTTTAAGgttgtccacgggtcggtccgggtcgggtttgtgcctaACCCGAAACCAAACCGACCAGATTGGGTCTCCTAAACCTGGACCCGCCGAAGGTAGCGGTTCGGGTGGTCGGATGTCATCGGGTTTCGGTCGGGTATTGGTCGGTTTCAGACTGTGTGAATGGTCGTcgaattttttcaaaatctttggTTTTTGCTGGATTTGACCGGATCTCAAAGAGATCTTGGCGGATCTCAACGAGATCAGGCCGGATCTTGAAGAGATCTCGGCAGATCTCGAATAGATCCGGCGAGATCTTGGCAGATCTCGAATAGATCCGGCGAGATCTCAATGAGATCAGGCCAGATCTCGAAGAGATCCGGCAAGATCTCAGTGTAACTCGAGGAGATAGGACAAAATCAAACCGGTAACCACTCAAATCGGCGAGGAATAGAAATTTTGATGAGTTTTCCGGTCAGGTCGGTTGTTTCTCGGTTTTTCATGCTCAAACTCATCAACTGACCCGCCGGTCTCAGGTTTTATGGGCGAAGACCCGCTGCCGACCGTCGCCGGCGTCGGCGTCGGATTGACCAGTTTTCGGGCCGGGTCGACCGGATTGGGCGGGTTGATCGGGCTCTGGGTCTGCTTGGACACCCCTAGTTAGTTTCACTATTAATGTTATCtgctacatctttttcaatgtaCATAACCAAGCAATTATTAAGTTACTGATTTCCCATTC encodes:
- the LOC126705012 gene encoding putative leucine-rich repeat receptor-like serine/threonine-protein kinase At2g14440, whose translation is MCLSIFLLWLVSIPLSLCANSLSIPDVRGFLLNCGADPSNEVITNGVKYISDVGFTSSGNRTHLKASNLLPILTTLRYFPDPTARKYCYEIPVIKGGKYLLRTTYYYGRFDGGKEPPVFDQIVDGTKWSIVNTTEDHANGLSSFYELVVVAMGKMLSVCLARNEKTISSPFISALELEFLEDSLYNTTDFGKYALSTVARSSFGSEEDMIGYPDDQFNRLWQPFLDKNPVVTSHFNVTSSDFWNLPPPQAFSTAISTSEVKKLQIMWPPVALPNTSYYISLYFQDNRTPSPYSWRVFDVSLNGRKFFTNLNATTNGVTVYSTQWPLFGLTEIVLTPANGMNVGPLINAGEVFQIVPLGGRTLTRDVVAMEKLARSFNDPPSDWSGDPCLPKENSWTGVTCFISGKFARVIAVNLTNAGLLGSLSSSIDKLTALTHLWLGGNNLSGKIPEMSSLKALQTLNLENNKFEGEIPQSLGLLPKLHELYLQNNNLDTRIPTTLQNRKDMDIL